The nucleotide window CCATCAAATTCGACCCCATCAGGAACTTTGATATGACACAGATCAAGAAGAGTTGGCATAAAATCTATAAACGAAGTAAGTTTATCTATATCTCTTCCTCCTGTCAATCGACCATTTTCCCAATAAATAAAAAACGGAACCCGGTGGCCCCCTTCGAAGGCTGAGCCCTTTGCCCCGCTCATCCCTGCATTATAACCCCGGATTACCCGCTCATTTTTATCCACGTTAATCCCGGATGCCGTTCCATTATCAGTCATAAAAACAAGAATAGTATTCTTTGCAAGACCTTCTTTTTCCAGAAATTCCCGAAGCTTTTCTATATTTTCATCGATGTTGACTATCATTCCGTAAAAGACAGGACTAGGAATTGAACCATTTTCCAAATACGGCTTATAATACTTTTCTGCGACACGGTATGGACCATGTGGGGCATTGGTTGGCAGGTAACAGAAAAAAGGCTGATTTTTGTTCTTTTTAATGAATTTTAAGGCTTCGGAGAACCAAACATCAGTACAGTAACCGCTAAACTTTTCGGGTTTCCCATTGTGAAAGTAAGTATCATCGAAATAATCGTTGTTCCAATAGTCGGGAGCCTGACCAACCCCGCCACCCTTCAGAACCAGCGATTCGTCAAACCCGCGATCTTGAGTGCGATACGGATAATTATCTCCCAGGTGCCATTTTCCAAATATACCCGTGGTATACCCTCCCTCTTTAAATACCTGTGCAATTGTTGTCTGGTTCGCATTCAGAATCTCCCGTCCGTTGATGGTATGCCATACTCCAACTTTGTTGCAATAATTACCGGTCATTAATCCGGACCGGCTTGGAGCGCAGGTTGTCCCGACATGGAAATTGGTAAATCGGACACTTTGTGAATACAGCCTATCCATATTGGGGGTTTTGATCCATGGGTTGCCATGGCATCCCATGTCTCCGTACCCTTGATCATCGGTTAGGATAAAAATTACGTTGGGTTTATGCTCCACAACTTGCGCCTGAGTGGCAATTGTAAATAACACCAACGGGATGGATGAAAAAGTCTTTAATGTCATCATAAATAATTTAATTAATATTGATTTCCAGGGTGGTTTCGGCAATGTTGTTCCATCCGTTTGGCCGCCTCTTCCGAAATCTCCATCCAAATACCTCTTACCCCTAATGTCTTACACATATTAAAGGAATAATCAATTTCTTCGTCTGACCAGTTTTTGTCACCTAATATCAACATATCGATTTTTACTCCTTTGTCATTGAACATCTTACGGATCTCTTTGAATTTAGCCATAGAAATGGTGGTACGCCACTTACGGATAACCTGTGGATCATTTCCCTGGGGAATACTTCCATACTGTTCCTCCGGACCTCCCATTAACTCTACTGAACTTAAGCCTGACTGGGTCACATATTTCAGAATAGCGGTGATTGTTTGATCCGGCATACTACGATAACTATAGGTGATTACTCCAATCTGAACACCTCTGAATCTGGATTCCTTTTTGCCGGAAGCTGTTGCGGGGGATTGAATAGATAAAGCGGCAAAAATAAGAATTGCCAATACCTTAGTAATTGAAAGGCAAAAACTGGCTTGTATTATTTTCTTTATTTGTCCTTTCATTATACTGATTAAAATAAGATTGCTTGATTTGTTCTAAAATTCAATAAATCATTGGATACCCCTATGATTTATATCTAATTGGTTCACATAAAGCTTTAAGATTCTCATTAGGCGTTCCTGATGGAATTTCACATCCCGCATTGACCATATAAGGATTCCCAACCAATTGATAGTCATCAATAATTTTTCCTCTTATGGATTCAGGTGTTCCGAAAAAAACTCCTTTTACCGGGTCAATATTTCCGGCAATTGTTACTCTTTTGGGGAGCATTATTCGAACCACAGCAAGGTTTACCATATGGTCAACATCAATGATATCAATGTCCAGATTGGAAATACCTGGAAGAAGATGTGTAATATTTCCACCGATATGAAGTTTCACATAAACTCCCATATCCTTTATGGCCTGGATCAATTTCTTCTCACGGGGCAATATCAGGTTCTCATAGACATCAGGTGGAACCTGGCTTGCTATAGCATCGCCAATACCGATTGTATCAGCTCCCGCATCTACCTGCGCTTTAGCAAACGCGATACCAACTTCAAGGCATTTATCCATGATTTTGCATGCAAAAGGTTCGTCGATAACTAAATCCACGAGAAAATTGCTCACGTCGCGAAGTGTTGCAGCACCTGCTGCTGGTCCTTCAATCCATCCAATTACAGAATATTCATCTCCAAATTTCTCTTTATACAGCTTTATCGCATTTACTCTGTCGAGCATCCGTTCGGATTTTAAAGGATCTGGCTCCAGGAGTAGGCTCATATCATTGTTATCAATTAGCGGATGAGTACTACGAGGCGGGCCATCATTTACATATTTTACTTCGGAACCAAATCCATGTGTTTCACGGTACGGATCTGATATACAGCTTAACTGATCAATCCCAAAATATTTTGCACACACTTCATTCGATTTAACCAGGGTGTTAAAGTCGGATGCAAAACAGGCGTAGTCTGATCCTACAAATTCTGCTGCAAACTGCATTAAAATAGGGATATGGGGAACAAAATCAACAGGTTTGCCTTCCAACATTCTTATATATCTTTCAAATGGTGTCATTAGTTTTTTTATAATAAGTTGTTTCCAAATTTTCGAGCAGTTTCAAACTTAAGGTTATCAAGTAACGAATTTTAATGCCCTGCATTTTTATATTGCCAAATCTGTTCAATTTCCTCCAGCGACTTTCCTTTCGTTTCCGGCACATATAAATAGGCGAACAACCATTGCAAAAGCGACATGGCAGCAAGGAACAGAAAGGTTGTTGCACCGCCAACCGACTCTAAAAAATATGGAAATAGAAGCACTACAAGGAAGTTAAATACCCATTGGGTAAAAGAGGCAAAGGCAACGGCAGAACCGCGTATTTTATTAGGAAATATCTCCGATACAAGGGTCCAGAAAACAGGCCCGATACAGGATGAGAAAAATGCGCAAAACAACATGATACAAATCAAAGTAAACAAAGCACCCAGGTTAAAATAAAAGGATAATGCCAACATTACCAATGTTACGGCCATGCCCATGGAACCCATCAAATAAAGCCTGCGGCGTCCTACTTTATCGATCAGCGCTATGGCAACAAAAGTAAACAGGCCGTTGACAAGACCTATAAGTGAGGTTTGAAGCAGGGCATTCTTAATCTCTATCCCGGCTGCTATCAATATTTTAGGGGCATAATCAATCACCGTATTAATACCACTTACCTGTACAAGCACAGACAAAAAGAACCCAACCAATAATACCTTACGGAATGATGGTTTGAACAGCTCCCCGAAGGCAACCTTTGCCGGATTATCTTTTAACGATTCGGATATTTCCCTGATCTCGACCTGGGCCAAAGCTGTGCCACCGATCCGGGTAAGCACTTCCATCGATTTCTCCTGGAATCCTGCTTTGTACAACCACCGCGGGCTTTCAGGGATAAAAAACAATCCGGTAAAAAACAACACCGAGGGAATAATGCCTGTGGCAAACATCCAACGCCAGTTGTTGTCCACATCATGCAACCAAAAATTAATTGTATAG belongs to Lentimicrobiaceae bacterium and includes:
- a CDS encoding arylsulfatase gives rise to the protein MMTLKTFSSIPLVLFTIATQAQVVEHKPNVIFILTDDQGYGDMGCHGNPWIKTPNMDRLYSQSVRFTNFHVGTTCAPSRSGLMTGNYCNKVGVWHTINGREILNANQTTIAQVFKEGGYTTGIFGKWHLGDNYPYRTQDRGFDESLVLKGGGVGQAPDYWNNDYFDDTYFHNGKPEKFSGYCTDVWFSEALKFIKKNKNQPFFCYLPTNAPHGPYRVAEKYYKPYLENGSIPSPVFYGMIVNIDENIEKLREFLEKEGLAKNTILVFMTDNGTASGINVDKNERVIRGYNAGMSGAKGSAFEGGHRVPFFIYWENGRLTGGRDIDKLTSFIDFMPTLLDLCHIKVPDGVEFDGNSLVPLLFHPKAAWPSRILFTDTQREEYLKKYKDYCIMTDQWRLLNGRLYDIQNDPGEFNDVSANYPEVVAKLNAAYEVWWNKISINENKVNAIYLGSEKATEVTLSTHDCHVVKGYPAWSQQMVRLGEGANGHWVVEVVKDGRYQFDLRRWPAEAGLKLRDRAPAGNSVPGDKPYPEGKALNIIEASVKIGEQEFHKKVNDSDVYSRFNIELKKGTYELKCRFTDAENVERDSYYVYVSYLGM
- a CDS encoding uroporphyrinogen decarboxylase family protein; protein product: MTPFERYIRMLEGKPVDFVPHIPILMQFAAEFVGSDYACFASDFNTLVKSNEVCAKYFGIDQLSCISDPYRETHGFGSEVKYVNDGPPRSTHPLIDNNDMSLLLEPDPLKSERMLDRVNAIKLYKEKFGDEYSVIGWIEGPAAGAATLRDVSNFLVDLVIDEPFACKIMDKCLEVGIAFAKAQVDAGADTIGIGDAIASQVPPDVYENLILPREKKLIQAIKDMGVYVKLHIGGNITHLLPGISNLDIDIIDVDHMVNLAVVRIMLPKRVTIAGNIDPVKGVFFGTPESIRGKIIDDYQLVGNPYMVNAGCEIPSGTPNENLKALCEPIRYKS
- a CDS encoding sugar porter family MFS transporter; its protein translation is MKIKSNNYLYFISFIATLGGLMFGFDIAIISGAVPFIQSYFGWNELQLGWGVSSLLVGAIIGAFSSGILTDRCGRKKILIVVALFFALSCAATALASSSFTFILARLFGGLAVGAASVLSPMYVAEVSPPNKRGMLVAIYQLTIVIGIIISYTINFWLHDVDNNWRWMFATGIIPSVLFFTGLFFIPESPRWLYKAGFQEKSMEVLTRIGGTALAQVEIREISESLKDNPAKVAFGELFKPSFRKVLLVGFFLSVLVQVSGINTVIDYAPKILIAAGIEIKNALLQTSLIGLVNGLFTFVAIALIDKVGRRRLYLMGSMGMAVTLVMLALSFYFNLGALFTLICIMLFCAFFSSCIGPVFWTLVSEIFPNKIRGSAVAFASFTQWVFNFLVVLLFPYFLESVGGATTFLFLAAMSLLQWLFAYLYVPETKGKSLEEIEQIWQYKNAGH